The DNA window AACCAACCACAACGCCAATCAGCAACAAAACTGTAATTATTATCGAGATAAAGCTGGACGATGACCACAACTTTATGCCGATGATTGATGTTGTCAATACTGTAATAAAGCTTGAGGTCAAGGCCATTGGAACAGGCAGACCGAGAAAGTATGTTAGTAAAGGAATTTGCACCATCAGCGACCCGCCACCAATTAATCCGGTTAATAAACCGAACACAGTGCCAAGTAAGACTGGAATCCATAGAGTAACTTTGATTACCGGGTTTAACTCAATAATAGGCGGTATTTTTACAGTACTGATTTTGGGTAGCAATTGTAAATTATTACTGACAACACTTTGGCGAATTAGAATTACTACCCCAGAAATTATTAATAGTGCTATATATAGGCTACGAATAACGGTATCGGCGATATGATACTGTTCTAAAAATACTATCAAGTTATAGCTAAGGTAGATACCAATTGCACCGCTAATACTTAGAATTGCAGTTAATTGCCAGTTAAAAAATTTGTTGTGGCGGCTACTAAACAATGTTTTTCCGCAAACATGTGCTAAATCAGAACCAATGGCAAACACCATGGGCACACCAAAAATGTTCATTGCAGGAACGGTAAGAAACATTGAAGCCGATCCAAAATAAGCTCCTAGAATACCGATACTAAAACCAATAAGTAAAATAATGTAGGGGTTAATGAAAATTACGGCGCTGTCATAGTTTAAGTACATAATGTCAGCCCCTTAACTGCTATAGCAGTGACAATGTTATTATCACTACTCTAAAATATGTGAATTAAATTGTACAGTGCTAAAATAAGCTGTTTATTAATATTATGTTTGTGATTGTTAAGCACATAAAGATTTACTTTGAATTTCTAAGTATGAAATTATTTTTGTCATGTAACATTTTAAGTGAACTATCATACAAGTTTTGCACAAAAATAAACACCGTGATTTTTAATAATCACGGTGTTAGCTTTAATTAAAACTTAGCTAATTTCTGTAGCATGCAGATAAGATAATTTTCGCGATAGGTACTTGCTGCGGTGGGCTTTAATGACTGAGTTACAATATTCTTTCATTTTGAGCCGTAGCCTTTTTGGTTCCACTATTTCCGCTTCTCCACTCCATTGAAATACCCAAGGTAATATTTCTTTGCAAGTATTAAGTTTAAGGGTGATTAGTATTGAACCATCAGATAACACTTCTTCTAAAACTAACTCTGAAGGCACCGACTCCCGTTTATAACTTTCCGCTGCAGTTGGACTGATGATAATCTTAGCAGTTTCCACCAGTTCCTTATTATTTTTATTGCAATGTATATTTTGTAATACAGCCTGCGTAGAGGTTGTTTGTTTGCAAGTTTGTAATGCAGAGCTTTGTTTTTCTTCGTTTTCTTCAGGTAATTTCCAGTCTGCAGGCAAGCTCAAACAATATTTCGCCGCCAAATATCTGATAAAAAATTCATTAATGATTTTCAAATGCTCACGATATTGTAATTCCCTTTGCGCATTTAGTCCCATAATCATCATTAAATTAGTATCTACTGAAGTTTCTGGCAAAGTTTTTCTGCGTAACCGGTACTTGCCGTGACCAATTTGCCCAGGCTTTGACTGCAATGGCCGAACAAGTTCAAAGCCCATTTCTTCTATTTCGTTAAGATACCTGTATATGTTTCTTTTACAAACCCCGCAGAGTTCGCATAATTCCTTCAGCGTTAAACCTCCATCACGAGATGTTTTTCTTAACTCATTTAATATTAGATTAAGATTCGCCGCATGATTATGTTTTTTATGGGCTCTACCCATAATTATCCTCTCCTCAATTTTACTTTAAATGCCCCTCATGAACTTGTTGAAGGAATCGTTAGCTTGCCCTTTTCTGTATGTGGCACATTCATAACAACCTTAGCCATTTCTAATACTATATCTTCTGCACGAATAAAGCCAACCAATTTACCCTGTTCTACCACTGGTAAAGTAGAAATATTATTTTCTGACATAATGGTTGCCGCTGTGTGAAGTGATGTATTGGCATGCACTGCCCCTGATTCTAATGGCCTGATTATATCAGTTATTATTTTGTCTGCTAGATTTTCACACAATTCAGTGAGTGTTTTTTGCCAATAATTACTATCAATACTGTTGTAAAATTCACGGGCAAAATAGGTGGCAGGCCCGTTATAATCAGCTAAGTTCCAACCCTGAATGTAGCTCTTAAGGGTGCTTATGGGTTGAATTACTGATAAAATATCTCTTAAAGTTACCCAACCAATGGGTTTATCCTCTTGGTCCAACACTAATAGATTGCGTCTCTTGTTTTGATAAGAGCACAAAGAAAACTGAAACTTAGATAATGCTCTCTTAACAGTATCATTTTCGTAGATTATTGGGTAACTGTCAACAGGTAACATAATATCCTTTGCTGTGGAATTTTCAGGTGGTAACACAATTTTTACCTCCTAATTATATTAAGGTTAAGGCGACTCCAAACTGAGTCGCCCTAAATTTTATGCCTTATTAATGACCGGCAGAACCGAGGATGCCAGAGGCAGCAACCACCAGAACGATAACTTCAGTGATTGCGATAGTGAAGAATGCAATATCTTTTTGCTTTAGGTAAGCTGGTACTAAAAATATTAGATAAGCAATTATTGTTAAACCACCAAGCCAGGCAACCCCCAGCAAACTTAAAAAGTTACCATAATTTAGCATACCTAACCACTCCCAACCTGTAGGAGATCCAGTCACCTCAAGATATTCATGGGCGCTTAAATGCCAGTTTTGAGCAATTTCACTGGGGTGAACCATTCCGGGCACCATTCCGGTGACATATAGTAAGAATGTTACAACCAGCACAGCTAAGCCCAACCATTGTCCGTAGTTAATCATTTTCGCATAAGCCACCTGTTCAGCGGGAACATTCATTAGAGGTTGATTGGTGACTGCTGTATTTACTTGTTGTTTAGCTAATTGGCTATTTGCCATATTATTTACCTCCTTAAAAAACTACATTACTCCCAGACCCTTTAGAATTGAGTTAATACCGGCAAAGATGAGCATGGCAATCACTAGATACCTCACAGTTTTAGGCTTGGATTTTGATAACAATTTAACACCCACTTGTGAGCCTAGCATAATACCTATTACTGAGGGAACTGCTATAATCGGCAGCACTGCCCCTTGGTTGAGATAAATCCATGCAGCCGATGTATCTGTGATGGAGAGCAAAAATTTACTGGAACCAACGGCCAGTTTAAGTGGTGCGCCCATCAGTAAATTTAGCACTGGCACGTTTGCCCAACCGGCGCCAAGACCGAACATACCGGCAATCAGGCCGATGAAAATAAACGTTAGGTAACCTTGAGCGGTACGCCATATAGTCCAATTAATTTGTTTGCCGGAGGTTTCTTCAACATAAGTACCACATATTTTTAATTTTTTAGCTAAGCCATCTCCGCCCTCCGGAACGTTGGGCACGTCACTGTTTTTTGAGAAAATAAATAACATAGCAATGGCACTGATTGTTACCCCTAAAGCAATCTGCAAAATATCCTGTGGCAGTGCCAAACCGATAAAAGCACCGATAATACTAAAGGTGGAGGCGATTAAAGCCACTGGTAGCGCTAACCTTAAATTAGCAAACCCTTTTTTTAATAATCCGGGACCGGCGGCCAATGCACCTGATAGAGCAACTATTAAACCAGCTCCGCGGACAAAATCTAAGTTAAACGGGAAGAAACTACCGACAATTGGTACAAACAATACACCGCCACCTACACCGGCCAATACCGCCACGATACCTAGCACAAATGATGTTACTAGTAATAATGCGGGCCAAATCCACCATGGGGTACCAGGGTTGCCGGCAGCGGTTGCTACTGAATTGGCAATATCGGGCATGGCGGTTGATACAGCCAATGTTATAGAACTAATTTTCTCAACAATTATTTCTAACATTTTAAATCCCCCGTTGAAATGAATTTTAACTAACTTTAGTAAAAATATAATGTCATAAATCATTGCATGACTTCTAGCAAACTCTAATGATCTAAAATGAACAATCCCTCCCTTCAGGTGTTGGTAACATGTTGGCGGTTTGAGCATTATTTATCTGTTTTCAAGAACATGATTTATGTTATAATTTGTGTAGTGTCTTATTTTTTTTCAGTCTTCTTTGCTTGATATTAATTTCCCAAAACTTCTAATAACCGCCCTCATCGTAGGTAATAAGCAATAACGATGCCAACATAAACAAAAACAAACAAACCCTTGGCATGTGAGGGTTTGTTAACACACAGCGAATTATATTCTTGTACATAACTGTACAAAAACAATCAGCAGTTAAAAAATAATTGTCACCAGGGCAAAAAAAGTCTTATAATTAAGGTAAAATCAAATGTTTTTAAGCTTGAATGTTAACGTACAACAACTGTCCATATTCAGACACTATTTTTTTCTGCCATATAAAATTTAGAAATTTGGTTAATTAGTTGGTTGATGATGGGGGATATTAATATGCAGTTATTTTCTCGTCGGAGCTTGCGGTTTCAAGTGATTGTGATTACCTTAATAATACTGGTCATCCCAGCATTGGTAATTTTATACGACAATCACTATGCCGGCAAAAAAGAAGAAATAACCTTTATGGCCAAAGAAGAAAGACTGGGAACTATTGTTCAGACTGTTTCACAGGACTTGAACGCCCAAATGTTTGCTAATAAAAAACTTATGTCGCAAATGAACACTAAAGAGCTACATGCTTACTTAGGAGAACTATTTTCTGAGGTGGCAACACCGAAGGTGGAAATAAATCCTGGTGTCAGGCTAAGTCTTTATATTCCTGAAAGCAATGAATTGGTAGTAAAGGGCTTTTTGCACAACTACCGTAAATTATCCGCAGATGAACAAGTGGAACGGGAAAAGGAAATATTTAAAAGTTCTTATGCTGGTATTCAAAGTGTAATTGCCAGCGGACATCCTTTGGCTACCATTTCCGGGGAGCCTGACGATAGATTTTTTCAAAACTTTGTGCCTATAAGATATAACGATGAGATTGTTGCTGTGCTTTGGGCAGATGAGCGATTGCACCCAATTTTTGATCAAGCTCGTCAGTTTCGGACGATGAGTAGATCTTTTTCCTTACTGGCGATAGTAATTGGTGGATTGGGTGCTTTTGTGGTGATTAACAACTTAACATTAAATGTGCGTAGAATTAAAAAAGGATTAGAGAATCTAGAAAAGGATATAAACAATTTGCTGCCAGAAATGCCCGGCGAAATGGGCCAAATTGTTGGAGCCATTAATAAAATGGCCTGTTCATTGGCTGAAAAGGAACGATTGGAAGAAGAAATGAGGCGTCAAGAGCGCTTAGCCTCTTTAGGACAAGTGGTGACCGGGGTTGCCCATGAATTGCGCAATCCGTTAGGCATTATTAAAACCACTGTGCAATTGATGGAAGGGGAGGTAAATGAACCGTCAGTACAAGAGTATTGTCATGTAATTAAAAATCAAGTGGATCGTCAGAACAAAGTAATAACAGAGTTATTGGCCTATGGTAGACCCAGTAAACCATTAAAGGAATTGCTACAACTAAACAAATTGTTAGATGCTGTGTTAACCTTTACCAGTGCGCAACTGCGCCAAAACAAAGTTAAATTAAAGACTATTTATGATCAGAATTTACCGCATGTTTATGCTGACGCTGATCGCATAAAACAGGTATTTGTCAACTTGATTCTTAACTCGGTACAGGCAATGCCTCATGGTGGACGGTTAGTTATTAGCACCAGCTATAACTTAGATCAGGTGATGGTAAAATTTAAAGATAGCGGTATAGGAATTCAGGAAGGTGATATTAAAAAAGTATTTGAGCCATTTTTCACAACCAAAGATACAGGTACTGGTTTGGGGTTAACGATTTGCCGACAAATAGTAATGATGCACAAAGGAGACATCAAAGTCGAGAACAACGAAGAAGGCGGTGTAACTTTTATAGTTATACTACCCATTGTCGAGCAGGGGGTGGATAATTAATGATTCCTAAGATTTTGATTATTGATGATGAGGAGTATATGTGTTGGGCATTAAAAAGGGCAATGGAGCAAGAAGGTTATCACGCTGTTACCGCCACCTCTGGTAACCAGGGAATTAACTTATTAAAAGAAAAGGGCCCATCCTTAATTTTATTGGACCTAAAAATGCCTGAGATGGATGGCTTGGAAGTGTTAAGCATTATCCGAGAAATTCACCCTAACGTACCAGTAATTATGATTACCGCCCATGGCACCATTCAAACTGCCATTGAAGCAATGAAGTTAGGGGCGGTGGATTATATTACCAAACCCTTTGATTTAGATGAATTAAAAATGGTGGTTAAACAGGCACTGAAGTACAGCAAACTGGTTTCTGAGGTATCGTTTTTGCGATCTGAGCTTAGCAAGAAATATGGCACCATTATAGGTGAAAGTCAGGCCATGAAAGAAGTAATGATGCTGATTGATCGGGTAGCCACCACTAATGCCACCGTGATGATAACCGGTGAGAGTGGCACCGGAAAAGAAGTGACTGCCCGGGCCATTCACCAAGCCAGTGAACGGCGTGATAATCCATTCGTGCCGGTAAACTGTGCTGCCCTGCCGGAGCAGTTGTTGGAAAGTGAGCTGTTTGGTCACGAAAAAGGTGCCTTTACCGGGGCGGTGGCTTTGAGAACGGGGCGCTTTGAGCTGGCGGACAAAGGGACTATTTTTTTAGACGAAATAGCAGAAATGCCTTTATCAATGCAGGCTAAATTACTGCGGGTTATACAAGAACGAACCTTTGAACGGGTAGGTGGTACAGAAACTTTAAAAGTTGATGTGCGGATAGTTGCAGCCACCAATAAAGATATAAAAAAATCAGTGGAAAAAGGTGAATTTAGGGAGGACTTATACTATCGATTGAATGTTATACACATTCAATTACCGCCCCTAAGAGACCGCAAAGAAGATATTCCATTATTGGCAAACAACTTTTTGTTTAAGTATATGATGGGTACCCATCCGGTAAAAAATATATCTAAAGAAGCTATGGATTTGTTATTAAGCTATAATTGGCCAGGTAACATCCGGGAACTGCAAAATGTTATCGAGCGAGCTGTGATTATCTGTCAGGGGGATACGGTATTACCTGAGCATTTACCAAAAGAGTTGCAGCAGAACGGTCACGAAGATGTGGAAAGCATCATTAATTTTCCCGATACAGGTATTTCACTGGAACAGGTGGAAAAGGAATTGATTTTAAAGGCTTTGACGAAAAGCAGTGGCAATCAAACTAAAGCAGCTCAATTATTGGGGATCACCCGTTCGGCCTTGATTTACCGTAGCCAAAAGTATAATATTAACTTAGGTTAAAATTGGAAGCTCGTGGGTAAAATAACCCTACGAGCTTTTCTTAAGGTGGCGATAGATATTGGGTAACTTTATACCAGCTTACAAAACAATAAAGCTAGAAGAATTAAAAGAGAGAGCTCAACAGGCGGTGCAGCTATTGGCGGATTGTACCGTTTGTGCCCAACATTGTCATGTTAACCGCCTGCAAGGCGAAAAAGGTTTTTGCCGAGTGGGCAGAGAGGCTGTGGTCGCTAGCTTTGGCAGACATTTTGGGGAAGAAGATGTGTTGGTGGGACAAAACGGCTCCGGTACAATATTCTTCAGTTATTGCAATCTAGCTTGTCAGTTCTGTCAAAATTGTGAGGTCAGTCACAATGGAGAAGGCAGAGAAGTAAGTGCAGATGAGTTGGCGGAAATAATGCTTGACCTGCAACGGATAGGTTGTCACAATATAAATTTAGTATCTCCCAGCCATATTGTGCCCCAAATTTTAGAGGCTTTAGTAATAGCCGCTGAAAAGGGCTTAAATATTCCCTTGGTATACAACACTGGTAGTTATGATGAAATAAAAACCATAGAATTACTGGATGGTATAGTGGACATCTATCTGCCAGACATCAAGTTTTCCATTGATAAGCAAGGAGAAAAATATGCAGCAGCCCCGAATTATTTTACAGTGGCGAGAAAAGTCATTAAAGAAATGCATAGGCAAGTGGGAGACCTGCAAAAAAATAATCAAAACATAGCCACTCGGGGTATACTGGTAAGGCACCTAGTAATGCCCAATGATGTTTCTGGCAGTGAAATGGTGCTACAGTACCTAGCAAATGAAATTTCACCCCATACATATATCAACATTATGGATCAATATTACCCGGCCCATAATGCTAGCAAATTTCCAGAAATCAGCCGCCCCACCAGTGGTCGTGAGCACCGTTGGGTGCTACAAAAGGCTAGAGAGTTGGGTTTGGATAGGGTTGTTTAAAACTAAGCCCCTGCATGGTGCAGGGGTTTTATTTATGTGATATCATGGACAATAATAGTCTTTAATTAGAGGCGGTGCTAGTTTGAATAATGAGGTAACAATTAATATAACCGGCTTAACGCACCAGGGGGAAGGGGTGGGACGCCTTCCCGATGGATTAGCGGTGTTTGTTCCTGGGGTGGTGCCGGGCGAAATGGCACAAGTGAAGATAATTCAACGCAAGAAAAACTTTGCTAGGGCAAAGCTGCTGCATATTTTGCAAGCCACAGCAGACCGTTGCCAACCGGAGTGTAGTGTTTTCAGTGAATGTGGTGGTTGCACGCTACAGCACGTTAACTATCAAGCTCAGCTTACCTATAAAAGGCAGCAGGTGGTAGATAATTTAACCCGCATTGGTAAATTATCAGAGGTAAATGTTGAAAGTACTTTAGGTATGGACAACCCTTGGCATTACCGCAATAAAGTGCATTTTCAGGTGCAACAGATTAATGGTGGTATCCGCTTAGGTTATTTTGAACAGGGCAGTCACCATTTTTTGCCCCTGACCCCACACTACTGCCAATTGGTGGATGAAGATTTAAACGACACTGCTAAGCAAGTAGAAATGATATTAAACAAACATAAAGTATCAGTGTATAATTGGCGGACTAAGAGTGGTTTGTTGCGCCATGTGCTTTTGCGTAAAGCGGTGGCTACAGACCAAATCATGGTGGTGTTGGTGACCGGCAGGGGCAGTTGGTACAACCAAAAACTTATTGCCGCTGACATCCAAAAATTGCAACCCAAAGTGGTATCGGTGATCCGCAATATCAATAAGGCCAGCAACCGAGTGGTGTTAGGGGATGAAAACATCACCTTGGCTGGCCAAGCCACCATTACAGATAAATTGGCCAATCTATACTTTGAAATTTCCCCCAACTCTTTCTATCAGGTAAACCCAGTTCAAACCCAACTGCTATATCAAAAGGCATTAGAATATGCGGAGCTAAACGGTAACGAAAAAGTATTGGACGCCTATTGTGGTATTGGCACCATCGCCCTTTTCATGGCTGGCCATGCTAAAGAGGTGATGGGGTTAGAAGTGGTACCCCAAGCAGTGGAAAATGCCAAAGAAAATGCAGCGAGAAATGGTGTCAGCAATGCTGAGTTTTACCAAGGGGAAGTTGAAAGAATGTTGCCATTAATGTATAAAGAGGGCTATCGCCCAGGTGTAGTGGTGCTGGATCCGCCACGCAAAGGCTGTGAACCAGAGGTGCTCCAAACCATTACCCAAATGCAAGTGCCAAGGATTGTCTACGTATCTTGCGACTCCAGCACCATGTCCAGAGATATAGCCTATTTACATGAAAATGGTTACCAGGCAAGAAAAGTACAACCGGTGGACATGTTTCCGCATACGGCTCACGTTGAGACGGTTGTATTGATGTCTAGAAAGTGATGTCCGGAAAGCCTTGAGAATACTGAGTTTTATAAAATGAAAGTAAATCTGTCTACTCGACTTAAGCCCTCGATATGTGTACGTGGAAACATATCGAGGGTGTTTTTTTGTGGTAAAAATGAGTCTGAAATTAGGTAGGGGTGAGTGGACAGAATAGATAAATTAGTAGGGTTGAGGAGACAGGATGGATGTAACATTCTATACACCTGAGATTATAGCATAGAATTTAGAAGGATTTGGAGTAAGAATTATTGAATACAAATCAAAAATCATGCGAACGTAAAGAAAATGTTTGCAATATGATGATGCTAATGATATTATGTAATTATACATACATAGAGGTGATTATGATGGCAATTAGTTATAAAAAACTTTGGAAGCTTCTTATTGATAGAGATATGAAAAAGAAAGACTTACAGAAACTTGCAGGCATTAGTTCTGCTACGATCACAAAGCTTGGTAAAAACGAAAATGTTAGTACAGAAATAATACAAAAAATCTGTATAGCGTTGGAATGTGACGTCTGTGATATCATGGAAATGGATACCAAACGGAATTAGTATTTATTATTGTGAAATATCAATCAAATGGAGGCTTGTTTAATGATAAATATAAGAAAATTAGAATCAGAATTATGGGAATCAGCAGATCTCTTACGTCAAGGTTCTAAATTAAGTTCTCAAGAATATTGCATGCCGGTTCTTGGTTTAATCTTTTTGCGTTATGCATATAGTCGGTTTAAATACGTGGAAGCTGAAATTCTAAAAGACCGTCCTGTACGTAATG is part of the Peptococcaceae bacterium 1198_IL3148 genome and encodes:
- the rlmD gene encoding 23S rRNA (uracil(1939)-C(5))-methyltransferase RlmD, with the protein product MNNEVTINITGLTHQGEGVGRLPDGLAVFVPGVVPGEMAQVKIIQRKKNFARAKLLHILQATADRCQPECSVFSECGGCTLQHVNYQAQLTYKRQQVVDNLTRIGKLSEVNVESTLGMDNPWHYRNKVHFQVQQINGGIRLGYFEQGSHHFLPLTPHYCQLVDEDLNDTAKQVEMILNKHKVSVYNWRTKSGLLRHVLLRKAVATDQIMVVLVTGRGSWYNQKLIAADIQKLQPKVVSVIRNINKASNRVVLGDENITLAGQATITDKLANLYFEISPNSFYQVNPVQTQLLYQKALEYAELNGNEKVLDAYCGIGTIALFMAGHAKEVMGLEVVPQAVENAKENAARNGVSNAEFYQGEVERMLPLMYKEGYRPGVVVLDPPRKGCEPEVLQTITQMQVPRIVYVSCDSSTMSRDIAYLHENGYQARKVQPVDMFPHTAHVETVVLMSRK
- a CDS encoding sulfite exporter TauE/SafE family protein — translated: MYLNYDSAVIFINPYIILLIGFSIGILGAYFGSASMFLTVPAMNIFGVPMVFAIGSDLAHVCGKTLFSSRHNKFFNWQLTAILSISGAIGIYLSYNLIVFLEQYHIADTVIRSLYIALLIISGVVILIRQSVVSNNLQLLPKISTVKIPPIIELNPVIKVTLWIPVLLGTVFGLLTGLIGGGSLMVQIPLLTYFLGLPVPMALTSSFITVLTTSIIGIKLWSSSSFISIIITVLLLIGVVVGSQLGYAASKTIPKHKFSTQTKETLLIMSGAKTSLALVLLMIGWVKFAKLLIVAALLPPAVVTIIFLLLEKFVISNEIYHAEKLKPDKNMQNSIIEPSSTKTD
- a CDS encoding WYL domain-containing protein produces the protein MGRAHKKHNHAANLNLILNELRKTSRDGGLTLKELCELCGVCKRNIYRYLNEIEEMGFELVRPLQSKPGQIGHGKYRLRRKTLPETSVDTNLMMIMGLNAQRELQYREHLKIINEFFIRYLAAKYCLSLPADWKLPEENEEKQSSALQTCKQTTSTQAVLQNIHCNKNNKELVETAKIIISPTAAESYKRESVPSELVLEEVLSDGSILITLKLNTCKEILPWVFQWSGEAEIVEPKRLRLKMKEYCNSVIKAHRSKYLSRKLSYLHATEIS
- a CDS encoding sulfite exporter TauE/SafE family protein translates to MLEIIVEKISSITLAVSTAMPDIANSVATAAGNPGTPWWIWPALLLVTSFVLGIVAVLAGVGGGVLFVPIVGSFFPFNLDFVRGAGLIVALSGALAAGPGLLKKGFANLRLALPVALIASTFSIIGAFIGLALPQDILQIALGVTISAIAMLFIFSKNSDVPNVPEGGDGLAKKLKICGTYVEETSGKQINWTIWRTAQGYLTFIFIGLIAGMFGLGAGWANVPVLNLLMGAPLKLAVGSSKFLLSITDTSAAWIYLNQGAVLPIIAVPSVIGIMLGSQVGVKLLSKSKPKTVRYLVIAMLIFAGINSILKGLGVM
- a CDS encoding sigma-54 dependent transcriptional regulator; protein product: MIPKILIIDDEEYMCWALKRAMEQEGYHAVTATSGNQGINLLKEKGPSLILLDLKMPEMDGLEVLSIIREIHPNVPVIMITAHGTIQTAIEAMKLGAVDYITKPFDLDELKMVVKQALKYSKLVSEVSFLRSELSKKYGTIIGESQAMKEVMMLIDRVATTNATVMITGESGTGKEVTARAIHQASERRDNPFVPVNCAALPEQLLESELFGHEKGAFTGAVALRTGRFELADKGTIFLDEIAEMPLSMQAKLLRVIQERTFERVGGTETLKVDVRIVAATNKDIKKSVEKGEFREDLYYRLNVIHIQLPPLRDRKEDIPLLANNFLFKYMMGTHPVKNISKEAMDLLLSYNWPGNIRELQNVIERAVIICQGDTVLPEHLPKELQQNGHEDVESIINFPDTGISLEQVEKELILKALTKSSGNQTKAAQLLGITRSALIYRSQKYNINLG
- a CDS encoding CBS domain-containing protein, coding for MLPPENSTAKDIMLPVDSYPIIYENDTVKRALSKFQFSLCSYQNKRRNLLVLDQEDKPIGWVTLRDILSVIQPISTLKSYIQGWNLADYNGPATYFAREFYNSIDSNYWQKTLTELCENLADKIITDIIRPLESGAVHANTSLHTAATIMSENNISTLPVVEQGKLVGFIRAEDIVLEMAKVVMNVPHTEKGKLTIPSTSS
- a CDS encoding ATP-binding protein, with the protein product MQLFSRRSLRFQVIVITLIILVIPALVILYDNHYAGKKEEITFMAKEERLGTIVQTVSQDLNAQMFANKKLMSQMNTKELHAYLGELFSEVATPKVEINPGVRLSLYIPESNELVVKGFLHNYRKLSADEQVEREKEIFKSSYAGIQSVIASGHPLATISGEPDDRFFQNFVPIRYNDEIVAVLWADERLHPIFDQARQFRTMSRSFSLLAIVIGGLGAFVVINNLTLNVRRIKKGLENLEKDINNLLPEMPGEMGQIVGAINKMACSLAEKERLEEEMRRQERLASLGQVVTGVAHELRNPLGIIKTTVQLMEGEVNEPSVQEYCHVIKNQVDRQNKVITELLAYGRPSKPLKELLQLNKLLDAVLTFTSAQLRQNKVKLKTIYDQNLPHVYADADRIKQVFVNLILNSVQAMPHGGRLVISTSYNLDQVMVKFKDSGIGIQEGDIKKVFEPFFTTKDTGTGLGLTICRQIVMMHKGDIKVENNEEGGVTFIVILPIVEQGVDN
- a CDS encoding DUF1634 domain-containing protein, with amino-acid sequence MANSQLAKQQVNTAVTNQPLMNVPAEQVAYAKMINYGQWLGLAVLVVTFLLYVTGMVPGMVHPSEIAQNWHLSAHEYLEVTGSPTGWEWLGMLNYGNFLSLLGVAWLGGLTIIAYLIFLVPAYLKQKDIAFFTIAITEVIVLVVAASGILGSAGH
- a CDS encoding radical SAM protein produces the protein MGNFIPAYKTIKLEELKERAQQAVQLLADCTVCAQHCHVNRLQGEKGFCRVGREAVVASFGRHFGEEDVLVGQNGSGTIFFSYCNLACQFCQNCEVSHNGEGREVSADELAEIMLDLQRIGCHNINLVSPSHIVPQILEALVIAAEKGLNIPLVYNTGSYDEIKTIELLDGIVDIYLPDIKFSIDKQGEKYAAAPNYFTVARKVIKEMHRQVGDLQKNNQNIATRGILVRHLVMPNDVSGSEMVLQYLANEISPHTYINIMDQYYPAHNASKFPEISRPTSGREHRWVLQKARELGLDRVV
- a CDS encoding helix-turn-helix transcriptional regulator, with the translated sequence MAISYKKLWKLLIDRDMKKKDLQKLAGISSATITKLGKNENVSTEIIQKICIALECDVCDIMEMDTKRN